In Oncorhynchus masou masou isolate Uvic2021 chromosome 28, UVic_Omas_1.1, whole genome shotgun sequence, the DNA window GTGGACGGTAGTGGACACTGTTATATGGCATGTAGTGGACAATGTTATGTGGAAGGTTGTGGACAATGTTATATGGAAGGTAGTGGACAATGTTATGTGGAAGGTAGTGGACAATGTTATATGGAAGGTAGTGGACAATGTTATGTGGAAGGTAGTGGACAATGTTATGTGGAAGGTAGTGGACAATGTTATGTGGAAGGTAGTGGACAATGTTATGTGGAAGGTGGTGGACAATGTTATGTGGAAGGTTGTGGACAATGTTATATGGAAGGTAGTGGACAATGTTATGTGGAAGGTAGAGGACAATGTTATGTGGAAGGTGGTGGACAATGTTATATGGAAGGTAGTGGACAATGTTATGTGGAAGGTAGTGGACAATGTTATATGGAAGGTAGTGGACAATGTTATGTGGAAGGTAGTGGACAATGTTATGTGGAAGGTGGTGGACAATGTTATGTGGAAGGTTGTGGACAATGTTATATGGAAGGTAGTGGACAATGTTATGTGGAAGGTAGAGGACAATGTTATGTGGAAGGTGTTGGACAATGTTATATGGAAGGTAGTGGACAATGTTATATGGAAGGTAGAGGACAATGTTATGTGGAAGGTGGTGGACAATGTTATGTGGAAGGTGGTGGACAATGTTATGTGGAAGGTAGTGGACAATGTTATGTTGCCTACCTTATGGTTGTCCAGGGGATCTTTCACACCAAAGGCTTGGATGAACTCTTCTGGTCCGATAAAACTCAATCTGTCCTAGAATTGGAAACGTAAGAATTCTATGAAGCAAATATTTCTAAAGCAATACTGTATTTCTAACAGTACGGTACTTTAATTGATCGATCACGGGTACTTCTAAATCAACACTAAATTCTAATGAATTTAGTGTTGAACCGGTCATTCAGTTTGAACCTCTCCGAACACCAACATATTATGAATATAGTATAAAGTACGGTCTACAGTATGTGCTCTCCTCACCAGTTCAATGTGCGTGAGCTGCTGGGCGAGAATAAAAGCATCGTCACTGATGCTCAGTACGTCACTCCTTTGTCCGTTGTGCTGTTTGGTCTTCAGAGCAGCGGGTCTCTCGGCTGCGGAGGCATTGAGTGTGGCGATAGCCTCCTCATACTGACCCAGGGCCGCCAACCTTCGGATTAACCGCTGAGTCATCTGCTGCATGGCCCTCCACGAGTACTGATGTAAAACAAGATCGAGCGAGAGATCAATCTATGCATTGTATACAAGTGAATAGTTTATTTCCACACATTTTTCACAGGTTTTTTTTCTCCATCAAAAATGATTGCTtatgggtaccttcatgtgtgtgtaaaatatgacAATTTATAGATTTTAGTGTGTgaaatgtgtatgtgtatgaaaatgatttttttttttgcaaaatgcAATATATCCATTTTTTATGTTCATgtcctgtatatttgactgtgatctgtggttgtctcacctacctatcttaagatgaatgcactaactgtaagtcactctggataagagaatctgctaaatgactcaaatggcAAATGTAAATGGTTTCACCTACAAAATCTCATACTACTCATTTTaaatattgatgtcacaaatgtatcatTTGAAAATGTAGTTATTTGATACATTTAATGTAGTTATTTGATACTTGTTACTTATTTCTCTGCGAGTGAGGGGGATATATAGcaaaaaacatgattatttgtctatctgaaatgaaaccatcaagcgatagattttaaacaaatacatttatGTCATTGAACCCATGCCATGATTGGATagtgaaaaaacacaccaatcacTTTCATAATTTcttttaaacaataaaagctcaTTTACCCACctttctgaaaatggatatatagcgttttggaaACAATCTTTTTAAGTACTGATATTAGAaaacatcaagagagagagaaacccataTCAAGGTATATTTGTGTCTGTGCTACCATAACGAGGAGGGCGCTGAGTTCATTATCGAAGTCTGCAACTTGTGAACTTGTTGTGGGTGTGTATTCTCACCTCCTATGCCATCCACGCCGATATAAAACATATGAGCCATCTAACAGGCAACACATATTATGACGTAACGACAAGTGAACATAATAACACACCTAATGAAAAGACTAACAGCACAAGGCAACATGAACTCAGCGCCCTGTAGCTCAATATGTGATAAATAAAGGTGTCTGATGTCAAACGCAACCATAGCTGGTCAAATGAAATGTCTGGTGCCATGTCGACTGTCATCTCTAATGAGTCAGTCAGAGGTTATACAAGGGTACTGACCTCATCTCCTCTGGCCAGATGATGGCTCATCTCTTTCAGGCAGcgcatcatcctctcatctctgaAGTCATAGGGAAATGTCTCCGTCCACTCTGTCAGCAGCTGCACGATCTTTGGAGCGACGTCTCGTATTCTGATCTAAAGACAGCAAGGAGAAAGACATGCCAGTGTTAGACagactgtaaagagggggtgTCCACTCCTTGTTTTTTagaactagtgtgtgtgtgtgtgtgtgtgtgtgtgtgtgtgtgtgtgtgtgtgtgtgggtgcatctctgtttgtgtgtgtgtgtgtgtgtgagtgggtgggtgggtgcatctgtgtgtgtgtgtgtgtgtgtgtgtgtgtgtgtgtgtgtgtgtgtgtgtgtgtgtgtgtgtgtgtgtgtgtgtgtgtgtgtgtgtgtgtgtgtgtgtgtgtgtgtgtgtgtgtgtgtgtgtgggtgcgtctctgtttgtgtgtgtgtgtgtgggatgggtgggagggtgggtgcactctgtttgtgtgtgtgtgtgtgtgtgtgtgtggatgggtgggtgggagggtgggtgcactctgtgtgtgtgtgtgtgtggatgggtgggtgggtgcactctgtttgtgtgtgtgtgtgtgtgtgtgtgtgtggatgggtgggagggtgggtgcactctgtttgtgtgtgtgtgtgtgtgtgtggatgggtgggagggtgggtgcactctgtttgtgtgtgtgtgtgtgtgtgtgtggatgggtgggagggtgggtgcactctgtgtgtgtgtgtgtgtgtgtggatgggtgggagggtgggtgcactctgtttgtgtgtgtgtgtgtgtggatgggtgggagggtgggtgcactctgtgtgtgtgtgtgttagctaccTTATCAAGCAGCAGGTCTCCAGATCTATGCTGCTCCACACACAGGTGACACACCCGAGACATGAGCTCATACGGGTTGAGGAAGAGGCGGGAACTCAGCAGGAAGGTGAAGACGTACGACCTCTGATGGAGAACAAGAAAAAAGATAGTTAACATCAACTCATGTTGTCGTCAACCCAACACCAACCCAGCACAATATGGCACATTTCCCGCTGTTCAATGGTCATTTCAGTTAATGATACATACATTCTGAGTGAGTCTACCCATTTGTTCTTCAAGAATATAACGCATGGACAAAGTACACAACCCGAAATATAACTGTAGCCTATTTGGCATAACAGCTTGTATTACTCCCTTGTTTATGTTTCTGTTGTTGTCACATTGTCATTGTCCCCCTGAGAGAGCATTTTGGACCAGAGATATCAACAGACGTCAGAGTAGTAGTCCACTGTACAGTATACACATTtgttcttgaagaatataacagtTAAGCCTTATGTGCTTAATTGTCTTCCCCTTTCATAACCCCCAAAATGTTTTTATGATTCcattgtttatgtttttgttggACTAGAGATAAGACTCACGTCAGGGTAGTAGTCTACTGTGGGAACTAAGTGTTGTATTAGGGCCTCCAGGGAGCCTGAAACAAGACTGTTGTCATGGTAGCACATGTCCCCGTAGCTCGCTTCCATGGGCTGGTGGTATTTGTGGAGATTGTCGTTGTTGTTGTAAGGGCTGGGGCTGAACTTGCCAGCGTATGGTGTTGTGGGAGGCATGTTGACCTGTTAAAGAGATTTCAAATATAAAAACAACGTCAAATCTTTGTTCTTCCCTTAAACGCATAACTAAACACTTTATTTTTCATGGTTTCAACTGAATGTTATTTCCCccaagaaagagagagtgtgtgtgtgcgcgcatgtgcacacttgtgtttatgtgtgtgtaacagggagaaaatatatatttttttaattgaataATTTATGTAATGACTACTGGCAGTGTGTGATAAGTTACCCTAATGTTGTTTACCCACTAGTGCTGATTCTAACTCTACACCATGCTGGTATAAGCCTGACTATGCCACTGTCTCATGTCCTTACTACTGCTGATTCTACTACATTCTGGTATAAGCCTGTTTATGCCACTGTCTCATTTTCCCCCTATCCTGGCacatccctttcctctccctgCTGACTTCCTTAAAACTGTTAAGAGATTAAAGGTACTTTATTCTTTAgtctggacagacagagaggccacATTAATGATGGTGACCTGCTACAACAGGAGCTGATGATCTACCCCGCGATAGACGTTTTCAAGCAATCACCAACCAGCATTACTACAATTACCCCCCCCACTAAAGCCTTCTATATTTGAATGAAAGTGACATTCTCTGACTGACCGACAGGCTGACACGACACCACAGCGTGACGGGGGGATGAAAATGGATCATAAGGGTTAAGTGGAAACAGATAAGAACCTCATCTATCTGATAGAGAAGCAACTATACCAGAGTTATGAAATAAAGCAGCTATACTATGCTGTATCCATCTTGGATATATAAGGGTGGATGCTGTTTACAAGACGGAAGGAATAATAAACCTCATGTCCCGCCCTGTTTTGCCTGTTCCATAGCCTAGAAAAAAAAGAACTGAACATCTAATAGAGAAGCAAATACGGTCATAAAATAAGATGGGTGTTGTTTCTAAGAAATCTCATTCCCACACAT includes these proteins:
- the LOC135517631 gene encoding ras-GEF domain-containing family member 1B-B-like, which gives rise to MPPTTPYAGKFSPSPYNNNDNLHKYHQPMEASYGDMCYHDNSLVSGSLEALIQHLVPTVDYYPDRSYVFTFLLSSRLFLNPYELMSRVCHLCVEQHRSGDLLLDKIRIRDVAPKIVQLLTEWTETFPYDFRDERMMRCLKEMSHHLARGDEYSWRAMQQMTQRLIRRLAALGQYEEAIATLNASAAERPAALKTKQHNGQRSDVLSISDDAFILAQQLTHIELDRLSFIGPEEFIQAFGVKDPLDNHKSFFRKRKTTNLEAYVAWFNRLSYLVATEICMPVKKKHRARALEFFIDVARECFNIGNFNSLMAIITGMNMSPVSRLKKTWSKVNTDKFDILEHQMDPSSNFSNYRTALRGATQRSITAHSNQEKIVIPFFSLLIKDIYFLNEGCASRLSNGHVNFEKLWDLAKQVSEFLVWRQVTCPFERDRKILQYLVTTPVFTEDELHLASYESEGPENHMEKDSRRSLRSSLLHREHR